From Sander vitreus isolate 19-12246 chromosome 5, sanVit1, whole genome shotgun sequence:
GAGTTGAGGATCATGTTATTGGGAGCATTCATGTAGAAGAAGAGGATGCAGCGTTACTCACATGGTCCAGGACTTTGCTTTTTGTGGTGTTGTATTTTTCAGCAATGGCATCTGCCACTGCACTTGTGCCCAGAAACAGGGTGTTCCAGTTGTGGGAGCTAGAAGGAAACATTAAATTCATAAGAGGGATGAGCAACGGTTTATGTAATTGATCAGACACTGGTCGATtactaaaaataaattaaaataaaaacgagtAAATTCAGAGAAACCACAAACACAGAAGCATAGGGTTAAAGTGATATTTACCTAGAACTTGAAGCTTTATTTTGGGCATCTTTTTGCCGCTTGTAAGACGAAGAGCCAGGACCACCAGCATCTGCAgagtcgtttttttctttcttcaatgTGGAGGGAAGCAGGTGAAGCATCCTGCCCTAAAAGCACAAGAGGATGAATGTTTCTTATCAGCATCATGTGAAAATGAAATTGTACTACTAAATCCAGAAGCCATTACAGGTCATGTGGTGTAAAGAGGTATCTCAAAGACCAGTTGCAGATCAAATACCTGAAATATATGTCCGTCCAGCTGAGCCAGAGCAGTCACAGCATTCTCTGGTATCATGTACGTTACGAAAGCGAATCCTTTCGGCTTCTTGGTTAGATTGTCAATAGGGAAGAGCATCTCAGATAAAGGACCTGTAAAGGTTGTAAAATTATTATCACTCAGATAAGAGTGAACAGACGCGTGGACCTGGATGTGTATGAaagttgttgcttttttaaattcaccgTGTTTAGCAAATAGCTCTTTGATCTCTTCCTCGGAGCAGGTGTAAGGAAGATTCCTGATGAAGAGTCGACCTGACTCTGcaacatcttcctcctcctcatcctccttcaGCTTCCTGGTGAAGTTTCTGTCAATTTCTttgtcctttctgtctctcttgccCTTACCTCCAGAGGTATCCACACGGAAGACCTCAATGTAACGCCCACCTGAAAACACAGAGAGGAGGTAGCTATGTCACAGGCAGCCAGGAACAGTCTTCAAATACACGGGGGGGGAGGGAGGTTGGTAATAATTTAACATATAATCTAAAATGATGCACAAACATGAGAATAGGACATAATATTTCTTACCTATGTAGTCTTTATTCTTCTTCAAGGCCTTTTCCACCTCTTCAACAGAGTGCAAATCCACATATACAtaacctgaaacacacaaacagtcaaCATAGACACATACAGGCATACTATCATACCCACCAGATATGTGGCATACAGGATTGTATACCTAAAAATATTGTCAGCGTACATTATGCTAAGAAGGCGGCTTTCAATAACACACCTGTTCTATCTCCACTCTCATTCTTCCCAATCCTGATTGCTGCAGGCTTCAGCGGCGTCATGAACTCTCGGATTTGTTGCTATTGAcataacacataaaaaaaatgtgtttgtgtcataGATGCAGACACTGAAATATATAATGTGGAATATCTTCACTGCGTCCCTGAAACCAGGAAGCTCTTATTCACTCACCTCTTTCACACTGAAAGGGGCTCCTCTCAGCTTCACTGTGAACTCTGTCGTTGGTTCCATCTGCAACAAACATTTGTGGGTGTGTAAACCAGAAAACAAATACTGTGCTGTATTGAACAGTAATGTTTAACGTGTAGATTTGTTTAAATAGTCACCTCTTGTTTGGTAGTTTTCTTCGCTTTGCTATGCTTCTTATCCTCAGAGGCAACTGAGGTTTTGGTCTTTGacatgttttctctgtcaccaCTCTCATATGCGCTGTCTGTGTGCTGCATAGGACCACAATCCTCGTCTTCATCATCACCCCCTTCACCATCATCCTTCTCTCCACTCTCCTCCATGGTGTCGTCTGTCTGTGCCACCTTAGAGCGCAGGTACTCCATATCTGATAAGCCAGACTTCAGTGCTTCTTTAGTGGCACCTGGAACCAACAACAAAATGTAGACCAGTCAATCATGCACagccttttttcctttctttgctTTTTCATCCATAGTGTATATTTCTATGCTTACGATGTGAAGCATTTGTAACATAgtaatacatgtatttattgctTGTCATTTGGAACACTGTAACCAGTTCCCCACACTTTCCTTAATCTGTCACTACCTCATTCATATACActatgtttgtatttatttcactATGTATATTAAGGACGTTTAATTTCATATTATACCCATCAATTGTGTTCCAGGTTTAGTGCTAGAAAGTTGCCCTAAAATGCCAGAAAAGAATATTGGGAAGTATATAGAAACAGATTGAGCAAACACATGATGGATAACTGACAGATAGTGTAACTGGTTTATGGTAAATGTATACATTAACTTATTTTTTCTACAACACAGTGTAAATCCAGACGTCAGAGGATGCAGACCCTAAGCTGGGACACACCTTTCATCTACCTACACTGAGACGGGACCACCATTACCAACCttcatcttcctcatcctctGACTGGTCTGAATCAAAGTTGAGGTAGTCATCTGAAGCAAGGTTCTTCTTGCCCTGAGCCTTTGCCTGTCCACTGTCAGGATCAGTTGTTTGCTGCACAGTGTCATTCGCCCAGGTCGGTGCTTGGCTTCGATTCTGATGTACTGACAGAAACTCCTTGAATCCCTGGTCCTCTTCCAGCTGAGACGCACACGCCAAGTGGACGTGCAATGATTAAAATGTCACAtcaagaaaaaatgaaaataatataacACTTTCTGTTATACAACACTTGTGCAAATTGTGGTTGGTACCAAAGAAGTATTGACGTTTGATAAGCAGCGTGAAGTTGGCTCCATCTTATCCACATTCAGATcttatataattaatatttaacaGCAGACAAACATAGTTGCTGACTGACACATTTACTCACATTTCCAAGTGTGCTGTCGGTTTCCTTTTtctggagacagaaacaaaaaacattttatagtatTGACAGTGCTGCAGAACTTAACTACATCATTTTTGACTAAGAAAATTGCACTGTGGCTATCCAGATAGTAACATATGAATGATTTAAGTAGGATAAAGTTGGTCATTGCAGATGTAAATGTGAAATTGTTATTGTTTCTTTCTGATGATAATGACTTTCATGTAAATTCTCCcaagtcattttgtgtctgcaGGTACCTTTTTGCTGTCTGAGTCAGCAGGAGTGGAAGGTTTGTCCGGGCCTGAGCTCTGGGTATGTTTGCTCCAGGCTTTTGCCTTAGTGGGGTCTCCAAAGGCCTTACACATCTCCACCTGGAATACATGACAACCATGGGGCTCACATCCGGAAAAGCAACAATAATGTCAATAACACGCTTGTTTAAGCGTGACTGAAGCCATACCGTCACTCTGGATGTGTCCACGAAGCTCTTGTTGAAATGTTTCAGAGCTTTGTTTGCATCTTCCTCCACTTTAAAACCCACAAAGCCGAACTTGCGGAATTTGCCGTCCTTGGTAAACTTCAGAGAGCAGTCTGTAACGGTGCCAAAGGCAGCAAACATCGACCTGAACCTCTCCTCCTTCATCTGCACACAATATACAGTCAGGTTAAATCTACAGGTGGACTGAAACGAAACAAAATGTGCTGAAATCCGGGCGGGTTACTTACCCCATTAGGTAGGTTTTTAACAATGAGTCTCGACATAGTTGTAGTAGTTGTAAGTACACTAATACAgcataagctttttttttttttttaaatatgtcaacaaaCGAGCATGGAATCTCCTCTAGGACGCCATGTTGAGTGGGAGGAGCCTTTTTCTTCTACTTCGCTGTCTTCAAAGATAGGCACATTACCTACGTCAATGCACATTACGCCATCTGCTGGACTGCAGTGTGCAGGACATAACATCCGCATCAAAGTAGCCTAAGTTCCGTCTGCTAAACCGGTTTCTTTTTAGTTGGTAATTAAATGACTGTATATTGTCCTTGATCAGTGGTGAATGTAAAAGTGCATTAAAATTACATATATTATAGCTCTACATTTGAGGTAGGCTTGTGCTTTACTTGAGCATTTTCATTCCGTGATAACCATTGTGCTAATAGTAaaaggatattttttttatgttttctcttttttttttaacctttatttatacaggtaatCATTCAGACACGCTCATTCTCAAAAGAGACCGGTTTGGGATAATACACAACATcagttacagacagacaaacagattacAAAAGTATTACCAAGATTTACAAaatagtacatacatacatgcgtCAGTAAaatagtaatataatatatactgtatagcatTTACAGGGGCCAGGGACTTTTGATACTATACATTTTGCTAGTGATACAGAAGTACTTTGACTTAATTGATGATTCAAAGCACAACTTTTATTTGTAATAGATTATTTTTATGTTGCTGTAGGCTGTTGCTAGTTTTTCTTTAGTAAATGATCTCACCATTGTGGTTTAATCTGGCCGTGTATGGTTGATGCTCCTGACTGAGACAACAACTTGCAGCATACAAGTCTGTAACATATTGGTAGAAACCTGGCTGTGTAACTTTTGCTGTCATTTATGTTAGGACATAAATGAGAATACTATAATGGGCCACTAAGGCTAAATATagcctgtttaagtttaatgcACCAGTCCACTCAGTTAATTTTGCTCATCACAAAGCATACATTTCCTTAAAATAGGGATTTTCTTGTGTCTGAAAGAAATAAATCTATTTGGATCCCACTTTCCTCTTGGCTACCATGCTTCACTTTAATCCTATTATAAGAGTTGGGACTCTTGCCTGCTTGTACAGTATATTCTCTAGCAGTTTTACTTTCACTCATacagataattaaaaaaagagcatgGTGCTATTGAAACAGGCAACAATGACAGAGTGGACTACATTTATGCTGTTGTGGTAGTATTAGGATATTGCAGTTAAGTTTGTGTCAAACTTCTTTAACTTTTGTTGGTTGCTGCATGTCTTTATACTGAAATAGTTACTGTTAGGATGCCATGAGCTATTTTACAGTAAACATGTAACTTATTAACTGTACTCTCCAAAAGTGACATTAGTTCTTTTACTTGAGCATTGTTTCATACATATAATATTTTGGCTGTTTGAGTAATACTCAGGGTAAGTATCAATACTTCTAATAATCTTCCTGCCCCTGTAATTACATGCATGATAAACACTCAGTGAATCCTTTGTTCTTCAGGTCACACGCCACACTGAAAGGTcagaaaactgaaatatcagGCAGCCTAAATGGCATAAAATGTTAACTTTGAGGTTGTTCACACTGATTAGGaaacttttttcataatttgaTCATTATTGAAAAGTCTCAATACAGAGTTATACAAACCAACAATGATCATACCAAAATATTACACATCAAGGTAATTTTTAATGTATGAGGCTATATTTGTAATTGAACTGAAAAGATGTAATTATGACTACTTTGTAGGCCTACATCTCTGAAGTTTAAGCAAGGTACcatcatttacagtatttccatAGTGATCTattttgttgtgcatgtgtgGACTATAAATCCTCCTGTTAGTTATTAATCGTTGTGACATAAATATTGTGAGACATAAAAAAATGCTTTAACTGCTCAacccttaaaggggtgatagaatgcaaaaccgagtttaccttgtcatagttgaataacgacagtccAGTGAgtaaaataggcatacatagtacctcaaagtcccattgacatccctttcctatgcaaatctcacaatttgaaactgctgctgaaaatgggtgaatctcaacaaagctcatagttgacgtcaactcctcaactcttaccttatttggctctagtctctacctttgtcacgccccaaaatttacatacaccactgacctgagattAGTTAGTCTTCTTAATCTAGGTcgtgcagatctcagaaattgtatacattgttcacctcctatttcattactaaattcacttctgagacttttttatgcaagaaatcaactatgtagagctcaaatatgggccgttttacgaaaattgatggctaattgcaaatttggtatgACTGTGTCAGACTTGAGAAGCTCCACAATCTGCTGTGACATGCCGGCGGCTGCTTGCCGGGTTTGCTGCCTTTCCGGCCTGCCTctccaccttcacagacccgcTATATGAGCTGGAGCATTGTCAGGATCTCACACACAAGCTGCACTGTGtactttagaaagaagaaagtttggaagtttttcaaggatattgaaaatgaaccacggCCGTAAATGCAGCGTTCCAGGCTGTACAACGAAATACTGGCccagagaaaagtgtttagaaCGAGTAGATATCGGACAATGGAGCGTGAGTTGTGGATCTAACGCAGCTTCACTCTCTGCTAAATGTCCCCGCACTGAGACACTGAACTAGCTACAGGGTGAGTTGTGATTCCTTGTCTGGAAGTGGAGTTTTTTTATGTCCCAtgggtaacgttacaacaacactagttgtaatgaaagtgtCGAAACTttgcactggtgtgtgtgtgtgcgcgacaCACTGGAGGATGAAACTGTGTATATGGTGCTTTGTATAGTAACATTAGTTGATGAGTTTATGTGTTGGAGCAGAAATGAAGTTTGAAGCCAGCTGGAGATATTTTCTCTCAGCTGTTTTGCTGCAGCCACTGCTCGCGCCCGGACATGTCCGGGCATATCTGTCTGTACTTTAGGTAAcagacagtgtgtctgtgtgtgggtgtgcgtgtgtgtgtgtgtgtgtgtgtgtgtgtgtgtgtgcgtgtgcatgcatgcgtgcgtgtatgtatgtgtgtgtgtgtgtgtgttttgcggGGCAGctccatgtctgtgtgtgtgcaaccaatcagcgcgcagctcatctaaaatattcatgagcataccatatttggaagaaaagctgtcgTTCCAAATACAGAcattccacagggatgcatgaCCCATAGAATAAAacctgggacattttcagcccaaccaattgTGGTAGATTGCAGGGAGAGGTGAGGGGAGTGGTAATTGAAGGAAGGTATCTTGCGGCCACCCCCGAGCCTTATATGGACTTCCTCTTCCAACAAGGAGAGGCTGGGATCAATTGAGTGATTAGGTTTTGGAGGGAAAAGGGAAGCAGGTTTTAAAC
This genomic window contains:
- the rbm19 gene encoding putative RNA-binding protein 19, producing MSRLIVKNLPNGMKEERFRSMFAAFGTVTDCSLKFTKDGKFRKFGFVGFKVEEDANKALKHFNKSFVDTSRVTVEMCKAFGDPTKAKAWSKHTQSSGPDKPSTPADSDSKKKKETDSTLGNLEEDQGFKEFLSVHQNRSQAPTWANDTVQQTTDPDSGQAKAQGKKNLASDDYLNFDSDQSEDEEDEGATKEALKSGLSDMEYLRSKVAQTDDTMEESGEKDDGEGGDDEDEDCGPMQHTDSAYESGDRENMSKTKTSVASEDKKHSKAKKTTKQEMEPTTEFTVKLRGAPFSVKEQQIREFMTPLKPAAIRIGKNESGDRTGYVYVDLHSVEEVEKALKKNKDYIGGRYIEVFRVDTSGGKGKRDRKDKEIDRNFTRKLKEDEEEEDVAESGRLFIRNLPYTCSEEEIKELFAKHGPLSEMLFPIDNLTKKPKGFAFVTYMIPENAVTALAQLDGHIFQGRMLHLLPSTLKKEKNDSADAGGPGSSSYKRQKDAQNKASSSSSHNWNTLFLGTSAVADAIAEKYNTTKSKVLDHESKGSLAVRMALGETQIVQETRQFLLDNGVSLDSFSQAAAARSTTVILVKNLPAEVTASELEELFSPHGSLGRVLLPPSGLTAIIEFLEPTEAKRAFTRLAYSKFRHIPLYLEWAPVGVFVAAKPEPVLEKDEAMKEEKKDEKEEEEEDDDDEEEESAPGSTLFIKNLNFSTTEEKLQETFSKCGKITSCSISKKKDKTGVMLSMGYGFVQYQTAEAAQKALRQLQHCTVDEHQLELKISERATRTTEVSRKKRQDEKKQTGSKILVRNVPFQATVREIRELFCTFGELKTVRLPKKAAGSGNHRGFGFIDFLTKQDAKKAFTALCHSTHLYGRRLVLEWADAEETVETLRRKTAEHFHVATKKKRKAEVMEGILETMETGGGGEN